The proteins below are encoded in one region of Pseudomonas putida NBRC 14164:
- a CDS encoding LysE family transporter, with protein MSMEVWLGFFAACWVISLSPGAGAIASMSSGLQYGFWRGYWNALGLQLGLIVQIAIIAAGVGAILAASATAFQVIKWFGVAYLVYLAYKQWRALPMDMSDESSVRPIGKPLSLVFRGFLVNVSNPKALVFMLAVLPQFINPHAPLLPQYVAITVTMITVDMLVMAGYTGLASRVLRLLRTPKQQKRLNRTFAGLFIGAATFLATLRRAPL; from the coding sequence ATGTCGATGGAAGTATGGTTGGGCTTCTTTGCCGCCTGTTGGGTGATCAGCCTGTCACCCGGTGCCGGGGCGATCGCCTCGATGTCCAGCGGCCTGCAATACGGCTTCTGGCGTGGTTACTGGAACGCCCTGGGCCTGCAACTGGGCCTGATTGTGCAAATCGCCATTATTGCCGCCGGCGTCGGCGCCATCCTGGCCGCCTCGGCCACCGCCTTCCAGGTCATCAAATGGTTCGGCGTTGCCTACCTCGTATACCTGGCCTACAAGCAATGGCGCGCCTTGCCGATGGACATGTCCGATGAGTCCAGCGTGCGCCCTATCGGCAAACCGCTGAGCCTGGTGTTCCGCGGCTTTCTGGTCAACGTCAGCAACCCCAAGGCACTGGTGTTCATGCTGGCGGTACTGCCGCAGTTCATCAACCCGCATGCACCGCTGTTGCCGCAGTATGTGGCAATCACCGTGACCATGATCACCGTGGACATGCTGGTGATGGCGGGCTACACCGGTTTGGCCTCGCGGGTGTTGCGCCTGCTGCGTACACCCAAGCAGCAGAAACGCTTGAACCGGACGTTTGCCGGGTTGTTCATTGGGGCGGCGACCTTCCTCGCTACCCTGCGTCGCGCGCCTCTCTGA
- a CDS encoding slipin family protein produces MFMQLGFGAVLIVLAMLLLSAFRILREYERGVVFQLGRFWQVKGPGLILLIPVIQQMVRVDLRTVVLDVPPQDVITRDNVSVKVNAVLYFRVLDPQKAIIQVEDFLVATSQLAQTTLRAVLGKHELDELLAEREQLNADIRQVLDAQTDAWGIKVANVEIKHVDLNESMIRAIARQAEAERERRAKVIHAEGELQASEKLMQAAQMLGKEPGAMQLRYMQTLGAIAGDRTSTIVFPMPVDLLTGLVDKQK; encoded by the coding sequence ATGTTCATGCAACTGGGTTTTGGTGCCGTGCTGATCGTGCTGGCAATGCTGTTGCTGTCGGCGTTTCGCATCCTGCGCGAATACGAACGCGGCGTGGTGTTCCAGCTGGGGCGCTTCTGGCAGGTGAAGGGGCCGGGGCTGATCCTGTTGATCCCGGTGATCCAGCAAATGGTGCGGGTAGACCTGCGCACCGTGGTGCTGGATGTGCCACCACAGGATGTAATCACCCGCGACAACGTTTCGGTCAAGGTCAACGCGGTGCTCTACTTCCGCGTGCTCGACCCGCAAAAGGCGATCATCCAGGTCGAGGACTTTCTGGTAGCCACCAGCCAGTTGGCCCAGACCACGCTGCGTGCGGTGCTGGGCAAGCACGAACTGGATGAGCTGCTGGCAGAACGTGAGCAACTGAACGCGGACATTCGCCAGGTGCTGGACGCGCAAACCGATGCCTGGGGCATCAAGGTGGCCAACGTCGAGATCAAGCATGTCGACCTCAACGAATCGATGATCCGCGCCATCGCCCGGCAGGCCGAGGCCGAACGCGAACGGCGGGCCAAGGTGATCCATGCCGAGGGGGAATTGCAGGCGTCGGAGAAGCTGATGCAGGCTGCGCAGATGCTGGGCAAGGAGCCTGGGGCGATGCAGTTGCGCTATATGCAGACGCTGGGGGCGATTGCGGGGGACAGGACCTCGACCATTGTCTTCCCGATGCCGGTGGACTTGCTGACGGGGCTGGTAGACAAGCAGAAATAG
- a CDS encoding NfeD family protein: MIARCWRWLLLLLLLGITPGGQAAPAAVWVLGIDDAIGPASADYLVRSLDQAQAQGAQLVVIRLDTPGGLDSAMRQMIKAILASPVPVATYVAPSGARAASAGTYILYASHVAAMAPGTNLGAATPVQIGGPPGAPKDDKAKGSDDETLSRKQVNDAAAYIRGLAQLRGRNADWAEKAVREAVSLPASEALRLNVIDQVADDLPALLRKLDGKTLEAAGQPHQLQTAGASLVEHLPDWRTRVLAVITNPSVALILIMVGVYGLLFEFMSPGSTVGGVVGGICLLLALYALQLLPVSFAGVALILLGIAFMIAEAFLPSFGVVGFGGIVAFVVGALILIDTDAPGFGIPLALIGTLAVLSALFIGGVLGMALKARQRALVSGDAGLVGSLVTVTQVMAGNPFRGVVLAQGEQWQVQCATPLQAGQNVRVTARHGVMLDVSAAAPAAQGD, encoded by the coding sequence GTGATCGCCCGCTGCTGGCGCTGGCTGTTGCTGCTGTTGCTGCTTGGCATCACGCCAGGTGGCCAGGCAGCGCCCGCTGCAGTGTGGGTGCTGGGCATCGATGATGCCATCGGCCCGGCCAGCGCCGACTACCTGGTACGCAGCCTCGACCAGGCCCAGGCCCAGGGCGCGCAACTGGTGGTGATCCGCCTGGACACCCCAGGTGGCCTGGACAGCGCCATGCGCCAGATGATCAAGGCGATTCTCGCCAGCCCCGTGCCGGTTGCCACCTACGTGGCTCCAAGCGGTGCCCGCGCTGCCAGCGCCGGCACCTATATTCTCTACGCCAGCCATGTTGCCGCGATGGCCCCCGGGACCAACCTGGGGGCCGCCACGCCCGTACAGATTGGCGGCCCCCCAGGTGCGCCCAAGGACGACAAGGCCAAAGGCAGCGATGATGAAACCTTGTCCCGCAAGCAGGTCAACGATGCCGCTGCGTACATCCGCGGCCTGGCGCAGCTGCGCGGGCGCAATGCCGATTGGGCGGAGAAGGCCGTGCGCGAGGCTGTCAGCCTCCCTGCCAGCGAAGCCTTGCGGCTGAATGTGATCGACCAGGTAGCTGACGACCTGCCTGCCCTGCTGCGCAAACTCGACGGCAAAACGCTGGAGGCCGCCGGCCAGCCACACCAGTTGCAGACAGCCGGCGCCAGCCTGGTAGAGCACCTGCCGGATTGGCGCACCCGGGTACTGGCGGTCATCACCAACCCCAGCGTGGCGCTGATCCTGATCATGGTCGGCGTGTACGGCCTGTTGTTTGAATTCATGAGCCCCGGCTCTACCGTGGGAGGCGTGGTCGGCGGCATCTGCCTGCTATTGGCACTGTACGCCCTGCAGCTGTTACCGGTGAGCTTCGCCGGGGTGGCGCTGATCTTGCTGGGCATCGCTTTCATGATCGCCGAAGCCTTCCTGCCCAGTTTCGGCGTGGTCGGGTTTGGCGGCATCGTTGCCTTTGTGGTCGGCGCGCTGATCCTGATCGACACTGACGCACCCGGCTTCGGCATCCCGCTGGCCTTGATCGGCACCCTGGCAGTGCTCTCGGCGCTGTTTATCGGCGGGGTGCTGGGCATGGCCCTCAAGGCACGACAACGCGCGCTGGTCAGCGGTGACGCCGGCCTGGTCGGCAGCCTGGTCACCGTCACCCAAGTGATGGCAGGCAACCCGTTCCGTGGCGTGGTACTGGCCCAGGGCGAGCAATGGCAAGTGCAGTGCGCAACGCCGCTGCAAGCTGGCCAGAACGTGCGGGTGACCGCGCGCCATGGCGTGATGCTGGACGTGAGCGCCGCCGCGCCTGCGGCGCAAGGAGACTAA
- a CDS encoding aminoacyl-tRNA deacylase gives MRMAKTLQARLDKANCDYDIIPHPHSATSLESARTAGVPAERVAKSVMLDDRHGNYIMAVLPANRHLDMTKVRMSGAWQLTRESGLPSLFGDCERGAVPALGDAYQIKMLLDPSLTRQGDVYLEAGDHDHLIHMSMEQYMKLVPHAEVRELC, from the coding sequence ATGCGTATGGCAAAGACCCTGCAGGCCCGCCTGGACAAGGCCAACTGCGACTACGACATCATTCCCCATCCACACTCGGCCACCAGCCTGGAGTCGGCCCGTACGGCCGGCGTGCCCGCCGAGCGGGTCGCCAAGTCGGTGATGCTCGATGACCGGCATGGCAACTACATCATGGCCGTGCTACCGGCCAACCGGCATCTGGACATGACCAAGGTGCGCATGTCCGGGGCCTGGCAACTGACCCGCGAAAGCGGCCTGCCGAGCCTGTTCGGCGACTGCGAGCGCGGCGCCGTACCGGCCCTTGGCGACGCCTACCAGATAAAAATGCTGCTTGATCCGAGTCTTACTCGCCAAGGCGATGTCTATCTGGAGGCGGGTGACCACGATCACCTGATCCACATGAGCATGGAGCAGTACATGAAATTGGTGCCGCACGCCGAAGTGCGCGAGCTGTGCTGA
- a CDS encoding DUF2789 domain-containing protein, with product MEAPTHPFADLFKQLGLPDDPESIDQFITSHSPLKNEIKLVDAPFWTDSQRAFLKESIIEDSDWAVPFDQLNEALRRPRK from the coding sequence ATGGAAGCGCCGACCCATCCCTTTGCCGACTTGTTCAAACAGTTGGGCTTGCCCGACGATCCCGAGAGTATCGATCAGTTCATCACCAGCCATTCTCCGCTGAAGAACGAGATAAAGCTGGTGGATGCGCCGTTCTGGACCGACTCCCAGCGTGCTTTTCTCAAGGAAAGCATCATTGAAGATTCCGATTGGGCCGTGCCGTTCGACCAACTTAACGAAGCGTTGCGCCGCCCCCGAAAATAA
- a CDS encoding CBS domain-containing protein: MKTVEQLLKTKSQHQTVYTIGPDDSVLDALKVLAEKNVGALPVVEGDQVVGIVSERDYARKLVLKGRSSAATPVREIMSAPVVTVEPKRKLDFCMNLMTDRHLRHLPVVDNGKLLGLLSIGDLVKETITEQASLIQQLEQYIRGE, from the coding sequence ATGAAGACCGTCGAACAACTCCTCAAGACCAAGTCCCAGCACCAGACCGTTTACACCATCGGCCCGGATGACTCGGTGCTCGACGCCCTGAAAGTGCTGGCGGAGAAAAACGTCGGTGCGTTGCCCGTGGTCGAGGGCGACCAGGTGGTGGGTATCGTCAGTGAACGGGACTATGCGCGCAAACTGGTCCTCAAGGGCCGCTCTTCCGCCGCCACCCCGGTGCGCGAAATCATGAGCGCACCCGTGGTCACTGTGGAGCCCAAGCGGAAGCTCGATTTCTGCATGAACCTGATGACCGACCGTCACCTGCGTCACCTGCCGGTGGTCGACAACGGCAAGCTGCTCGGCCTGCTGTCGATCGGCGACCTGGTCAAGGAAACCATCACCGAACAGGCCAGCCTGATTCAGCAGCTGGAGCAGTACATCCGCGGCGAATGA
- a CDS encoding vWA domain-containing protein, protein MQRVNRDTHASQDAASALELRVALIRQHFPPGIAHLYAIPRQGRDGVLEWWSELEGQPHLYATLGREQQAALLKRYEERQAAVSQLADELQRRGQAPAAEALRTLIGRPDLANLYSINDEPLVIRWGQPAPVAAPPVVSPPPAPRQPAPAKPKPAPTPKPTRTRTVVMTERRRLRLWPWLLFGLLLLLLYWLYSSWPVLYQRWQGYTQTAICTPGGAFQASEFAVVLDTSGSMDQRIRVKKEDDPWYIGLLARIPYVDELLANNQPQRLTRMDVAKSSLTAVIGDLDKAVDMRLVTFDGCRSPVDHGVFGPGQREDLVKRVADLNARGGTGLGISLQAAASKMNGRDRDGVIVMFVDGRDSCGTSVCSVSEQIAKNQPRLRINVVNISASTGSNCAASNTGGRVYTANDAAAVAAALKEASQEVAATGCP, encoded by the coding sequence ATGCAAAGGGTAAACCGCGACACCCACGCCAGCCAGGATGCTGCCAGCGCGCTTGAACTCAGGGTGGCGTTGATCCGCCAGCACTTTCCGCCGGGCATCGCTCACCTGTACGCGATACCCCGGCAGGGCCGCGACGGTGTGCTGGAATGGTGGTCTGAACTGGAGGGGCAACCGCATCTGTATGCCACCCTCGGCCGAGAGCAGCAGGCTGCCTTGCTCAAGCGCTATGAAGAGCGCCAGGCAGCCGTCAGCCAATTGGCCGATGAGCTGCAACGGCGCGGCCAGGCGCCCGCAGCCGAAGCGTTGCGCACACTGATCGGCCGACCCGACCTTGCCAACCTGTACAGCATCAACGACGAACCCCTGGTGATTCGCTGGGGGCAGCCGGCACCTGTCGCTGCGCCGCCCGTGGTGTCGCCACCTCCGGCACCGCGACAGCCCGCGCCGGCCAAGCCAAAACCCGCACCAACCCCCAAGCCCACCCGGACACGAACCGTGGTGATGACCGAACGCCGCCGCCTGCGCCTGTGGCCCTGGCTGCTGTTTGGCCTGTTACTGCTCCTGCTCTACTGGCTGTACAGCAGCTGGCCTGTGCTGTACCAGCGCTGGCAGGGCTATACGCAGACTGCAATCTGTACCCCGGGGGGTGCCTTCCAGGCGTCGGAGTTTGCGGTGGTGCTGGACACCTCGGGCTCCATGGACCAGCGCATCAGGGTGAAAAAGGAAGATGACCCTTGGTACATCGGCCTGCTGGCCCGCATTCCTTACGTTGACGAACTGCTGGCCAACAACCAGCCGCAACGGCTCACCCGCATGGACGTGGCGAAAAGCTCGCTGACCGCAGTGATCGGCGACCTGGACAAGGCCGTGGACATGCGCCTGGTCACCTTCGACGGCTGCCGCAGCCCGGTGGACCACGGGGTCTTTGGCCCTGGCCAGCGCGAAGACCTGGTCAAGCGGGTGGCCGACCTGAACGCACGTGGCGGGACGGGGCTGGGTATCAGCCTGCAAGCAGCCGCCAGCAAGATGAACGGCCGTGACCGGGATGGCGTGATCGTGATGTTCGTGGATGGCCGGGACAGTTGCGGTACCAGTGTGTGCAGCGTGTCGGAACAGATCGCCAAGAACCAGCCGCGCCTGCGCATCAACGTGGTCAACATCAGCGCCAGCACCGGCTCCAACTGCGCAGCCAGCAATACCGGCGGGCGGGTGTATACCGCCAACGATGCCGCTGCTGTGGCCGCGGCACTCAAGGAAGCGAGCCAGGAGGTGGCCGCGACCGGTTGCCCGTAG
- a CDS encoding vWA domain-containing protein — protein MQRVTRDTSPAKDDLRVLEQAMAIIVRHFPPSIAHLFATPRNGKDGLREWWSELQGQPHRYHDLGAEQQAALLRLYDERQEAVHQLVSKLESLGQANDAALLRKLIGPADLNNLYSINGQPLVVRWAEPAPVKPSPAPLPPRPAPVVRRRWVWLPWFLLPLLGLLLLALALWFGWPYLQHWLGNRPATPFACVKDSRIQPPEFSVVLDTSGSMLLNVATTLEDEQWFFQHINDDPNIDQQRVAQLTRAPVRMDVAKSSLTHLINDLHPAVDMRVVTFDGCRAPLDHGVFTLAQRPALIKGIQALVPNDGTALAASLDVAAKTMNGRDRDGVILMFIDGADGCEQDVCAVAQRIAREQPRLRVNLVDISNSNLASCVAESTGGSIYSASDAGQVAAAIKLASQEVSSTADCD, from the coding sequence ATGCAGCGGGTCACCCGCGACACCAGCCCCGCCAAGGACGACCTGCGGGTGCTCGAACAGGCCATGGCGATCATCGTCAGGCATTTTCCGCCGAGCATCGCTCATCTGTTTGCCACCCCACGCAACGGCAAGGATGGCCTGCGCGAATGGTGGTCGGAACTGCAAGGCCAACCGCACCGATACCATGACCTCGGCGCCGAGCAACAGGCCGCGTTGCTGCGCCTCTACGACGAGCGCCAGGAAGCCGTACACCAGCTGGTAAGCAAACTGGAAAGCCTGGGCCAGGCCAATGATGCTGCGCTGCTGCGCAAGCTCATCGGGCCTGCCGACCTGAACAACCTGTACAGCATCAACGGCCAACCGCTGGTCGTGCGCTGGGCGGAACCTGCCCCGGTCAAGCCGTCGCCCGCACCGCTGCCGCCACGACCCGCGCCCGTGGTACGTCGGCGCTGGGTATGGCTGCCATGGTTCTTGTTGCCACTGCTCGGCCTGCTGTTGCTGGCCCTGGCCTTGTGGTTCGGCTGGCCCTACCTGCAGCATTGGCTTGGCAACCGCCCCGCCACGCCCTTCGCCTGCGTGAAAGACAGCCGCATACAGCCGCCCGAATTTTCCGTGGTGCTCGACACCTCGGGCTCGATGCTACTCAACGTCGCCACCACCCTTGAAGACGAACAATGGTTCTTCCAGCACATCAATGACGACCCGAACATCGATCAGCAGCGTGTCGCGCAACTTACCCGCGCCCCGGTGCGTATGGACGTGGCCAAGAGCAGCCTGACCCACCTGATCAACGACCTGCACCCGGCGGTGGATATGCGCGTGGTGACCTTCGATGGCTGCCGCGCGCCGCTGGACCACGGCGTGTTCACCCTGGCCCAGCGCCCGGCATTGATCAAAGGTATTCAGGCACTGGTACCCAATGATGGCACCGCCCTGGCGGCCAGCCTTGATGTGGCGGCCAAAACAATGAACGGTCGCGACCGCGATGGGGTGATCCTGATGTTCATCGACGGTGCCGACGGCTGTGAACAGGACGTGTGTGCAGTGGCGCAGCGGATTGCCCGCGAGCAGCCGAGGTTGCGCGTCAATCTGGTCGACATCAGCAACAGCAATTTGGCCAGCTGTGTCGCCGAGAGTACGGGTGGGAGCATCTATTCCGCCAGCGATGCCGGGCAGGTTGCCGCTGCCATCAAGCTTGCCAGCCAGGAAGTCTCCAGCACAGCCGATTGCGACTAG
- a CDS encoding formylglycine-generating enzyme family protein has translation MNSKAYSRLLLAPLALGFALQATAATWEEKYYNPMADADDVVLPMPCDGAMVFRKVMIPVAGPLDDYPINIGQDSAEWGYVEQTRPAFIAGSFTSAKGEKSRYYLLAKYEMSQLQYKALMDETCPTASNKQRLPIVSVSWLDALQAADKYNRWLRANAPDKLPREDGAQGFLRLPTEVEWEFAARGGLQVSTAEFRDGRYPMPEGLNAYEWFAGAQSANGQLQLSGLLKPNPLGLHDMLGNASEMMFEPFRLNKLDRQHGQAGGYVVRGGNYLTSESDLRTSLRQEEPYYNAEGAVAKKTNGLRLAMVSPTLTSRDRVKNIEKSWSNLGSDQPAAESKQKGTVKALEELASNVEDEALKNQLKTVENQLRASNQQQQEARDQAIRASLNLGAFLCTKMLDDGQYLDFLQKNYASNCKAGEEDPTCGVRKVKLEEQQERLHKLSRYYASSLVESGSLYGKDLLEAQVPVLDGSFKANKNLKDLSPYLRTHWANQMSFLKTQKIDANAWLNSCKTVAH, from the coding sequence GTGAACTCTAAAGCCTACAGCCGCCTGCTTCTGGCGCCACTTGCTCTCGGCTTTGCGCTGCAAGCCACAGCGGCGACCTGGGAAGAGAAATACTACAACCCCATGGCCGACGCCGATGACGTGGTGCTGCCCATGCCGTGTGACGGCGCCATGGTGTTTCGCAAGGTGATGATCCCGGTGGCTGGCCCGCTGGACGACTACCCCATCAACATCGGCCAGGACAGCGCCGAGTGGGGCTATGTCGAGCAAACCCGCCCGGCGTTCATTGCCGGCAGTTTCACCAGTGCCAAAGGTGAGAAGTCGCGCTACTACCTGCTGGCCAAATACGAGATGAGCCAGCTGCAGTACAAGGCGTTGATGGACGAAACCTGCCCGACCGCCTCCAACAAGCAGCGCCTGCCGATTGTATCGGTGTCGTGGCTGGACGCCCTGCAGGCTGCCGACAAGTACAACCGCTGGTTGCGTGCCAATGCACCCGACAAGCTGCCCCGCGAAGATGGCGCCCAAGGCTTCTTGCGCCTGCCAACCGAGGTGGAGTGGGAGTTCGCCGCGCGTGGCGGTTTGCAAGTCAGCACGGCCGAGTTCCGCGATGGCCGCTACCCCATGCCCGAAGGCCTGAATGCCTACGAGTGGTTCGCCGGCGCGCAGTCCGCCAACGGCCAGTTGCAACTGAGCGGGCTGCTCAAGCCCAACCCGCTGGGCCTGCATGACATGCTCGGCAATGCCAGCGAGATGATGTTCGAGCCGTTCCGCCTGAACAAGCTCGACCGCCAGCACGGCCAGGCCGGTGGCTATGTGGTGCGCGGTGGCAACTACCTGACCAGCGAAAGCGACCTGCGCACCTCGCTGCGCCAGGAAGAGCCGTACTACAACGCCGAGGGTGCAGTGGCCAAGAAAACCAACGGCCTGCGCCTGGCCATGGTTTCCCCGACCCTCACCTCGCGCGACCGGGTAAAAAACATCGAGAAGAGCTGGAGCAACCTGGGCAGCGATCAACCAGCTGCCGAAAGCAAGCAGAAAGGCACCGTCAAGGCGCTGGAAGAGCTTGCTTCCAACGTGGAAGACGAAGCCCTGAAGAACCAGCTCAAGACCGTCGAGAACCAACTGCGCGCCAGCAACCAGCAGCAGCAGGAAGCCCGAGACCAGGCGATTCGCGCCAGCCTCAACCTTGGCGCCTTCCTGTGCACCAAGATGCTCGACGACGGCCAGTACCTGGACTTTTTGCAGAAAAACTACGCCAGCAACTGCAAGGCCGGTGAAGAAGACCCGACCTGTGGCGTGCGCAAGGTCAAGCTCGAAGAGCAGCAGGAGCGCCTGCACAAGCTCAGCCGCTACTACGCCAGCTCCCTGGTGGAGTCGGGTTCGCTGTACGGCAAGGACCTGCTCGAAGCCCAGGTTCCAGTGCTGGACGGCTCGTTCAAAGCCAACAAGAACCTCAAGGACCTGTCGCCCTATCTGCGTACCCACTGGGCCAACCAGATGTCGTTCCTCAAGACACAGAAGATTGATGCCAACGCATGGCTGAACAGCTGCAAGACCGTCGCACACTGA
- a CDS encoding ABC transporter permease: protein MNPWHKRLLLLARLSLADLWHDRNVSLCMAASLVAVIAPLLLLFGLKHGVVSQLQQELLSDPRNLEVKMLSSGHFDQAWLQRLQARPEVGFAIGQTRSLNTQADLLGAHGRFADNVEVIPTRAGDPLLATDLSELAPDQVILSERAAERLDAKAGDTLRLRVARRLNEVNERGERTLQVRAIVSSVRFARPAAFVSPELLMELEHYRDGYLVASLGASSGQALDALNVGYARARVYARDIDSVAPLERWLNEQRIETASRLAEINSVKAINHVLGLIFSVIAGAALIGCIASLVGAFLANIDRKRRHLAVLRLLGFSSPAVSAYVVLQALVLSLVGYLGGLGSYYLGSLLFDRLLVSSQATGAFICHITVWHGLVALLLAFLVAGLVALIGALRAIRIQPAESLREL from the coding sequence TTGAACCCATGGCATAAGCGCCTGCTGCTGCTGGCCCGGTTATCCCTGGCCGATCTCTGGCACGACCGTAACGTTTCCTTGTGCATGGCGGCCTCGCTGGTCGCTGTCATTGCCCCGCTGTTGTTGCTGTTCGGCCTCAAGCACGGGGTGGTCAGCCAACTGCAACAGGAACTGCTCAGCGACCCCCGAAACCTTGAGGTCAAGATGCTCAGCAGCGGCCATTTCGACCAAGCCTGGCTGCAACGGTTGCAGGCACGCCCGGAGGTGGGCTTCGCCATCGGCCAGACCCGCTCGCTGAACACCCAGGCCGACCTGCTAGGTGCACACGGCCGCTTCGCCGACAACGTCGAGGTCATCCCTACCCGGGCCGGCGATCCCTTATTGGCAACAGACCTGAGTGAGCTGGCGCCCGACCAGGTGATTCTCAGCGAACGAGCCGCCGAACGGCTCGACGCCAAGGCCGGTGACACCCTGCGCTTGCGCGTTGCCCGGCGCCTGAACGAAGTCAACGAGCGTGGCGAGCGCACGTTGCAGGTGCGTGCCATCGTCAGCTCGGTGCGCTTCGCCCGCCCTGCAGCCTTCGTCAGCCCCGAGCTGCTGATGGAGCTGGAACACTATCGCGACGGTTATCTGGTCGCCAGCCTCGGGGCAAGCAGTGGCCAGGCCCTTGATGCCCTGAACGTCGGCTACGCCCGGGCCCGGGTCTATGCGCGGGACATCGACAGCGTGGCACCGCTGGAGCGTTGGCTTAACGAACAGCGCATCGAAACCGCCAGCCGCCTGGCAGAAATAAACAGCGTCAAGGCAATCAACCACGTGCTCGGGCTGATTTTCAGCGTTATTGCCGGGGCCGCCCTGATCGGCTGCATCGCCTCGCTGGTCGGCGCCTTCCTGGCCAACATCGATCGCAAGCGCCGGCACCTGGCCGTGCTGCGCCTGCTGGGCTTCAGCAGCCCCGCGGTATCGGCCTACGTGGTGCTTCAAGCACTCGTGCTGAGCCTGGTGGGCTACCTGGGCGGCCTTGGCAGCTACTACCTCGGCAGCCTGCTGTTCGACCGGTTGCTGGTCAGCAGCCAGGCAACCGGCGCCTTCATTTGTCACATCACCGTATGGCATGGCCTGGTCGCCCTGCTGCTGGCCTTCCTGGTCGCCGGCCTGGTCGCCCTGATCGGCGCCTTGCGTGCCATACGCATACAACCTGCGGAGAGCCTGCGTGAACTCTAA
- a CDS encoding ABC transporter ATP-binding protein, with amino-acid sequence MLDIKGLLVVRGEGSQAHRVRLDALCLQPGEVRAITGESGCGKSTLLEAIGLLLKPEQLTHYRLGPQRQDVASLLASDQQPALAALRSRELGFVLQNGGLLPFLSVRDNILLPRRLLGLPPASTAVDKAVEALRLAPLLGKLPQALSIGERQRVACVRAIAHEPRVLLADEPTAALDPHNAERLFELLLQLVAELGLSALIVSHDWALVERFGLPRLGAINGQGETRFEPMA; translated from the coding sequence ATGCTCGATATCAAGGGACTACTAGTCGTTCGAGGCGAAGGATCGCAGGCTCACCGGGTACGGCTGGACGCCTTGTGCCTGCAACCCGGCGAAGTGCGTGCCATCACGGGCGAGAGCGGCTGCGGCAAGAGCACACTGCTGGAAGCCATTGGCCTGCTGCTCAAGCCTGAGCAACTGACGCACTACAGGCTTGGCCCGCAACGCCAGGACGTGGCCAGCCTGCTGGCCAGCGACCAGCAGCCAGCGTTGGCGGCATTGCGTTCGCGCGAGCTTGGCTTTGTGCTGCAGAACGGCGGGCTACTGCCTTTTCTCAGTGTGCGCGACAACATCCTGCTGCCACGCCGCCTGCTCGGCCTGCCACCTGCCAGCACGGCGGTGGACAAGGCTGTCGAGGCACTGCGCCTGGCACCGCTGCTGGGCAAATTGCCCCAGGCGCTGTCCATCGGCGAGCGTCAGCGGGTGGCCTGCGTGCGTGCCATCGCCCATGAACCCCGGGTGCTGTTGGCCGACGAGCCCACCGCCGCGCTCGACCCGCACAATGCAGAGCGGCTGTTCGAACTGCTGCTGCAGCTGGTGGCTGAGCTAGGGCTGAGCGCCTTGATCGTGTCCCACGACTGGGCTCTGGTCGAACGCTTCGGCCTGCCGCGCCTGGGTGCCATCAACGGTCAAGGGGAAACACGCTTTGAACCCATGGCATAA